The Caproicibacterium lactatifermentans genome contains a region encoding:
- the rdgB gene encoding RdgB/HAM1 family non-canonical purine NTP pyrophosphatase, with translation MQFVLATHNQNKVHEFSRMLAPLGIDISVPDGLPEVEENGTTFEENAFLKAASACRFTGKPAVADDSGLCVHELNGQPGIHSARYAGEYATDADRIVKLLNALRNVPQPDRLAKFVCVICCVFPNGDIITSRGECEGSIAFAPQGNDGFGYDPVFLVGERSFAQMNAEQKDAVSHRGNALRLFQKDLQAYCAKHLKDI, from the coding sequence ATGCAGTTTGTGCTTGCCACACATAATCAAAATAAAGTGCACGAATTTTCCAGAATGCTTGCACCGCTTGGCATTGACATTTCCGTTCCGGATGGCCTGCCGGAAGTAGAAGAAAACGGTACAACTTTTGAGGAAAATGCGTTTCTCAAGGCGGCTTCCGCCTGCCGATTTACCGGAAAACCCGCCGTTGCGGATGATTCCGGCTTGTGTGTCCATGAACTGAACGGCCAGCCGGGCATTCACTCGGCACGTTATGCCGGCGAATACGCGACGGACGCGGACCGTATTGTAAAACTGTTGAACGCGCTGCGGAATGTGCCGCAGCCGGACCGGTTGGCGAAGTTTGTCTGCGTTATCTGCTGCGTTTTTCCCAACGGTGACATCATTACTTCCCGCGGTGAGTGCGAAGGTTCCATTGCTTTTGCACCGCAGGGGAACGATGGCTTTGGCTATGACCCCGTGTTTTTGGTCGGAGAGCGTTCCTTTGCCCAGATGAATGCCGAACAAAAAGACGCGGTCAGTCACCGTGGAAATGCGCTACGCTTATTTCAGAAAGACCTACAGGCATACTGTGCGAAACATTTAAAAGATATTTAA
- a CDS encoding flavodoxin family protein yields the protein MKVVAVLGSANENGSSSSLAREVLRGAKAAGHETIVYQLDKMNVHGCQGCGFCRKNQKDCRIQDDLTAYWKDLHQCGALILSSPNYYSQVTGPMITFMNRHYCLTDEKGICRLHPGIKLVGVFAQGNTDEKAYLAQYNWFLGIFRSKGMVLTDTLICAGEQKLTVDSPLMKKAFATGRAL from the coding sequence ATGAAAGTTGTTGCCGTATTGGGCAGTGCAAACGAAAATGGTTCTTCTTCCTCACTGGCAAGGGAGGTCCTCCGTGGAGCAAAAGCCGCCGGACATGAAACCATTGTCTATCAGCTGGACAAGATGAACGTACACGGCTGTCAGGGCTGTGGCTTCTGCCGCAAAAACCAGAAGGACTGCCGGATTCAGGACGACCTGACCGCCTACTGGAAGGACCTACACCAGTGCGGTGCGCTGATTTTAAGCAGCCCGAACTACTATTCGCAGGTGACCGGACCGATGATTACCTTTATGAACCGGCACTACTGCTTGACAGACGAAAAAGGCATCTGCCGCCTTCACCCCGGCATTAAGCTGGTAGGTGTGTTTGCACAGGGCAACACCGATGAAAAAGCCTATCTGGCACAATACAACTGGTTTTTGGGCATCTTCCGCAGCAAGGGTATGGTGCTGACCGATACCCTGATTTGTGCCGGCGAACAGAAGCTGACAGTGGACAGCCCGCTGATGAAAAAGGCTTTTGCCACAGGCAGAGCACTATAA
- a CDS encoding FeoA family protein, whose product MLNTTPLTALAQGQTGKVATLTATGSMRRRLQDIGLIEGTQVSCVLRAPSGDPTAYAIRGAVIALRRGDAAHVLLAGV is encoded by the coding sequence ATGTTGAATACAACACCGCTGACCGCGCTGGCGCAGGGGCAGACTGGAAAGGTTGCCACATTGACGGCAACCGGTTCCATGCGCCGCCGATTACAGGATATTGGGCTGATTGAAGGTACACAGGTGTCCTGTGTACTGCGGGCACCTTCCGGTGACCCAACAGCTTACGCAATACGAGGGGCGGTCATTGCGCTGCGCAGGGGGGACGCCGCGCATGTGCTGCTGGCCGGGGTATAG
- a CDS encoding FeoB small GTPase domain-containing protein — translation MRTDTVSAETETIALAGNPNVGKSTVFNALTGLHQHTGNWPGKTVESAHGQFSYRGRQYTLVDLPGTYSLFAHSAEETVARDFLCFGGARAAVVVCDATCLERNLNLVLQTLEITGNVVVCVNLMDEAEKKHIHIDLEQLSSELGGAPVVGVSARSGGLSVLEDALDTLSPREAMHMEYSPQIEQVVAQLLPLVQQHCPDCCARWLALRLLDSDKSFAESLHRFCPQLLQDQKLQQTLHTVKSHLHQNGFSSDTLRDQITAVLVSRAEKIYQKCVTRTVCSAAERDQKLDRILTSRRTGIPIMLLLLAAVLWLTITGANYPSELLSAGLFSLQNVLWNALLHAGAPMWLMKPLILGVYRTLAWVISVMLPPMAIFFPCFTLLEDFGYLPRVAFNLDHCFQRAHACGKQALTM, via the coding sequence ATGCGCACGGATACCGTCTCCGCCGAAACCGAAACCATTGCACTGGCCGGCAACCCCAATGTCGGAAAGAGCACAGTTTTTAATGCATTGACCGGTCTGCACCAGCACACGGGTAACTGGCCGGGAAAAACAGTGGAAAGCGCACATGGACAGTTTTCGTACCGTGGCCGGCAATACACGCTTGTGGATCTTCCAGGAACCTATTCGTTGTTTGCACATTCTGCAGAAGAAACTGTTGCGCGTGACTTTTTGTGCTTTGGCGGAGCCAGGGCCGCGGTTGTGGTCTGTGACGCGACTTGTTTGGAACGAAACCTGAATCTTGTCCTGCAGACGCTGGAAATCACCGGAAACGTAGTCGTATGTGTAAATCTAATGGACGAAGCGGAAAAGAAGCATATCCATATCGACCTAGAACAGCTTTCCAGTGAATTGGGTGGCGCGCCGGTTGTAGGCGTCAGTGCCCGCAGCGGTGGTCTTTCTGTGCTGGAAGATGCACTGGATACACTTTCTCCGCGGGAAGCCATGCACATGGAATATTCTCCCCAGATAGAACAGGTGGTTGCTCAACTGCTACCGCTTGTTCAGCAACATTGTCCGGACTGCTGTGCCCGCTGGCTGGCGCTGCGGCTGCTGGATAGCGACAAAAGCTTTGCAGAAAGTCTGCATCGTTTCTGCCCCCAGCTTCTGCAGGACCAGAAACTTCAGCAGACACTGCATACTGTAAAGTCCCATCTGCATCAGAACGGCTTTTCCAGTGACACACTGCGGGACCAGATTACTGCTGTGCTGGTCAGCCGAGCGGAAAAAATTTATCAAAAATGTGTCACACGCACGGTCTGTTCGGCGGCCGAACGTGACCAAAAGCTGGACCGCATTCTTACCAGCCGCAGAACCGGCATTCCTATTATGCTCCTTTTGCTGGCGGCGGTGCTTTGGCTGACCATTACCGGAGCCAACTATCCTTCAGAACTCCTGTCAGCTGGACTTTTCTCCCTGCAGAATGTTTTGTGGAATGCGCTGCTGCATGCGGGGGCACCCATGTGGCTTATGAAGCCGCTGATTCTGGGGGTATACCGCACGCTGGCATGGGTTATCAGTGTCATGCTGCCGCCGATGGCAATCTTTTTCCCATGCTTTACGCTATTGGAGGATTTCGGCTATCTGCCACGGGTCGCCTTTAACTTGGACCACTGCTTCCAGCGGGCACATGCCTGCGGCAAGCAGGCACTAACCATGTGA
- a CDS encoding DUF523 domain-containing protein — protein MNILISSCLTGLCCRYDGGGKTLSCLPELMQRFHMVPFCPEIYCGMPTPRSPAERQGTQVICKNGKDVTAAYQRGAEEALKIVHLYHCPYAVLKERSPSCGFGQIYDGSFSGCLVAGSGVTAELLAKNGVRIFGESQAKKLLKKAAAESRQTVL, from the coding sequence ATGAATATTCTTATCAGTTCCTGCCTTACCGGACTTTGCTGCCGATACGACGGCGGTGGGAAAACGCTTTCCTGCTTGCCAGAATTGATGCAGCGTTTCCATATGGTGCCATTTTGTCCGGAAATTTACTGCGGAATGCCTACACCGCGCAGTCCAGCCGAAAGGCAAGGAACACAAGTCATCTGTAAAAATGGCAAAGATGTAACTGCCGCTTATCAGCGCGGTGCGGAGGAAGCGCTGAAAATCGTGCATTTGTATCACTGCCCGTATGCAGTCCTGAAAGAACGCAGTCCGTCGTGTGGATTTGGCCAAATATATGACGGCTCCTTTTCAGGGTGTTTGGTAGCAGGCAGCGGTGTCACAGCGGAATTGCTGGCAAAGAATGGCGTCCGAATTTTTGGCGAAAGCCAAGCCAAAAAACTACTGAAAAAGGCGGCAGCTGAAAGCAGACAAACTGTGTTATAA
- the amrA gene encoding AmmeMemoRadiSam system protein A, with protein MSILAAFAVPHPPILMPEIGHGEEHKIQSTIDAYRTVMRRAAALHPETVVVTSPHTVLYADYFHISPGEQAQGSFLQFGAPQVEVQVSYDSAFTKTLMQRCGERHIPAGTFGERSSALDHATMIPLRYLQEFTSSFRVVRIGLSGLSPLVHYRLGQCIADTAEKLGRRTVVIASGDLSHKLTQDGPYGYAPEGPQFDKETTVMLQKGDFLSLLSMDPDLCEAAAECGLRSFWIMAGALDRKALRSELLSYEGPFGVGYGVASFLVTSKDNTRNFGEQYATAEKRRAAVRQQAEDPWVRLARLSLETYVRTGQYAALPKNLPPELAGTRAGAFVSLKKDGRLRGCIGTVQPTQKSVAEEILNNAVSAAVHDPRFGPVTPEELPQLVYSVDVLQMPEAVASSKELDAKRYGVIVQNGNRSGLLLPNLAGVDTAEEQIAIARQKAGISPYEPVKLWRFRVVRHT; from the coding sequence ATGTCTATTCTGGCGGCATTTGCAGTTCCACATCCACCAATCCTTATGCCGGAGATCGGTCACGGGGAAGAGCACAAAATTCAGAGTACCATAGACGCTTACCGCACAGTTATGCGGCGTGCGGCTGCGCTGCACCCGGAAACGGTCGTTGTGACCAGCCCACATACGGTTCTTTATGCAGATTATTTTCATATCTCACCGGGCGAACAGGCACAGGGCAGCTTTCTGCAGTTTGGTGCGCCGCAGGTTGAGGTGCAGGTTTCCTATGACAGTGCGTTCACAAAAACACTGATGCAACGCTGCGGCGAACGCCACATTCCTGCAGGTACATTTGGGGAGCGCAGCAGTGCACTGGACCATGCAACGATGATACCTCTTCGTTATTTGCAGGAATTTACGTCCAGTTTTCGGGTAGTACGGATTGGCTTATCCGGCCTTTCACCGTTGGTGCATTATCGTTTGGGACAGTGCATTGCTGACACAGCGGAAAAGCTTGGCCGCCGCACGGTCGTCATTGCAAGTGGTGATTTGTCGCATAAGCTGACGCAGGACGGCCCATACGGCTATGCGCCGGAAGGACCGCAGTTTGATAAAGAGACGACGGTCATGCTGCAAAAGGGCGATTTTCTTTCTCTGCTCAGTATGGACCCGGACCTTTGTGAGGCGGCTGCGGAGTGTGGGCTGCGCTCATTTTGGATTATGGCGGGTGCGCTGGACCGTAAAGCTCTGCGAAGCGAACTGCTGTCGTATGAGGGACCATTCGGGGTTGGCTACGGTGTTGCTTCTTTTTTGGTTACAAGTAAAGACAATACCCGGAATTTTGGGGAACAGTATGCTACGGCGGAAAAGAGACGTGCTGCGGTGCGGCAGCAGGCGGAAGACCCATGGGTGCGCCTTGCTCGTTTGAGTTTGGAAACGTATGTAAGGACTGGACAGTATGCTGCCCTGCCGAAAAATCTACCGCCGGAACTCGCCGGTACCCGTGCCGGTGCGTTTGTGTCGCTTAAAAAAGATGGACGCCTGCGCGGCTGTATTGGAACGGTTCAACCGACACAGAAAAGCGTAGCGGAAGAAATTTTAAACAATGCCGTTTCCGCCGCTGTTCATGACCCACGCTTTGGTCCGGTTACACCGGAAGAACTGCCGCAACTTGTCTATAGTGTAGATGTCCTGCAAATGCCGGAGGCGGTTGCATCCTCCAAAGAACTGGACGCAAAACGGTATGGCGTTATCGTACAGAATGGGAACCGCAGCGGATTGCTGCTGCCGAACCTTGCCGGTGTGGATACGGCTGAAGAACAGATTGCGATTGCCCGGCAGAAAGCGGGGATTTCTCCGTATGAGCCAGTTAAGCTGTGGCGCTTTCGGGTGGTGCGTCACACATGA
- the amrS gene encoding AmmeMemoRadiSam system radical SAM enzyme produces MSTVCTLCPHHCQLESGQTGLCRARKNRDGTIQCNNYGQLTALALDPIEKKPLRRFYPGSYILSVGSYGCNLRCPFCQNSSISMAGEESGTLFVSPEQLVQKAQEFAHAPRGNIGLAFTYNEPLVGYEYVRDCSQLAHIKGLKTVVVTNGMICKEPFQKLLPLIDAINIDLKGFTPQYYRHLGGDLKTVMQNIVLALQFCHVEVTTLIVPGESDSAKEMSAEASWLASLSPDIPLHISRFFPRYREEDKEPTPVHVIYHLCEIARQFLHDVYPGNC; encoded by the coding sequence ATGAGCACAGTTTGTACACTTTGCCCGCATCACTGTCAACTGGAATCGGGACAGACCGGTCTGTGCCGTGCACGAAAAAATCGGGACGGCACAATACAGTGCAACAATTATGGACAGCTGACAGCTCTTGCGTTGGACCCCATTGAAAAGAAGCCGCTGCGCCGCTTTTATCCGGGCAGCTATATTTTGTCCGTTGGCAGCTATGGCTGCAACCTGCGCTGTCCCTTTTGCCAGAACAGCAGCATATCCATGGCAGGAGAAGAAAGCGGCACGCTTTTTGTTTCACCGGAACAGCTTGTGCAGAAAGCGCAGGAATTTGCGCATGCGCCGCGTGGAAATATTGGTCTTGCTTTTACCTACAATGAGCCGCTGGTAGGATATGAATATGTGCGGGACTGCTCCCAACTGGCACATATAAAAGGATTAAAAACCGTTGTTGTAACCAATGGAATGATTTGTAAGGAGCCGTTTCAAAAGCTTCTGCCGCTGATTGATGCTATTAACATTGACCTCAAGGGCTTTACACCTCAGTATTATCGGCACTTAGGCGGTGACCTGAAAACAGTCATGCAGAATATTGTGCTGGCATTGCAGTTTTGTCATGTTGAAGTGACAACGCTGATTGTGCCCGGTGAGAGTGATTCTGCGAAGGAAATGAGTGCCGAAGCTTCTTGGCTTGCTTCCCTTAGTCCGGATATTCCGCTTCATATCAGTCGGTTCTTTCCTCGGTATCGTGAAGAGGATAAGGAGCCGACACCGGTACACGTGATTTATCATTTGTGTGAAATCGCCCGCCAGTTTCTGCATGATGTGTATCCCGGCAATTGCTGA
- a CDS encoding recombinase family protein, protein MNNNGVGQQKQYTAALYMRLSRDDGIGESASIGTQREMLRSYAQKHGFIIFDEYVDDGCSGTNFDRPAWKRMIADIEQHKINLVLTKDLSRLGRDYITAGQYTELYFPAHGVRCIAVNDGYDSAGPYTDLVPFKNVMNEWYARDISQKIRGALHTKMEAGAFIGNYAPYGYRKDPQDHNRLLPDSVSAPVVKRIFRMAADGRRPSEIAEALNQQGIPPPSVYRALRLSQQMPPDFSKRGWSPSTICKMLHNVVYLGHMVQGKTTKLSFKSTVVLQNAPENRVLVRSTHEPLVPQRVFDLVQKHTVSRRPAAQGTFVNLFSGLAKCADCGRNLSSSGTGQKGKKGLVCSGYKLYGRKTCSSHFIRYTVLCQAVLRDLRVQLNLSSTQRQQVLHDMQQNIPKAISDSEQQEIADLQTRQRKLKQILRQLYEDHVSGLLSDSRFQDLLASFGKEQRALTAQLSVLRPRTAASKSQIADIHWLETFCRVPELTQDLLFAFIKRIDVGQAVCIQGGRAYRRQHITIVYAFSKPEK, encoded by the coding sequence GTGAACAACAACGGTGTGGGACAACAAAAACAGTACACGGCCGCTTTGTATATGCGTTTATCGCGGGATGACGGCATAGGGGAAAGCGCAAGCATTGGCACACAGCGGGAAATGCTGCGTAGTTATGCCCAAAAGCATGGCTTTATCATTTTTGATGAATATGTAGATGATGGCTGCAGCGGCACAAACTTTGATCGGCCCGCGTGGAAGCGAATGATTGCGGATATTGAGCAGCATAAAATAAATTTGGTGCTGACAAAGGACCTTTCCCGTTTGGGCAGAGATTATATCACAGCGGGACAGTATACAGAACTATACTTTCCGGCTCACGGCGTTCGCTGTATTGCTGTCAATGATGGGTATGATTCCGCCGGCCCCTATACGGACCTTGTCCCATTTAAAAATGTGATGAACGAATGGTATGCCCGCGACATCTCCCAAAAAATTCGCGGGGCCTTGCATACGAAAATGGAGGCAGGCGCTTTTATTGGAAATTATGCGCCGTATGGTTACCGAAAAGACCCGCAGGACCACAACCGCCTCCTTCCGGATTCGGTATCCGCACCAGTGGTCAAACGAATTTTTCGTATGGCAGCAGATGGCAGACGCCCTTCTGAAATTGCCGAAGCACTGAATCAGCAGGGTATTCCGCCGCCGTCGGTTTACCGAGCACTGCGCCTGTCACAGCAAATGCCTCCGGATTTTTCCAAACGAGGCTGGTCGCCATCTACCATTTGTAAAATGCTGCATAACGTTGTGTATCTTGGCCATATGGTACAAGGAAAAACGACAAAGCTGTCCTTTAAAAGCACCGTCGTTCTGCAAAATGCGCCGGAAAATCGGGTGCTGGTTCGCAGCACGCATGAACCGCTTGTTCCGCAAAGAGTATTTGATTTGGTACAGAAGCATACGGTATCCCGCCGCCCGGCCGCACAGGGAACTTTTGTAAATCTTTTCTCCGGCCTTGCAAAATGTGCGGATTGCGGACGAAACCTTTCTTCCAGCGGGACTGGACAGAAAGGGAAAAAAGGTTTGGTTTGCAGCGGATATAAGTTATATGGCAGAAAAACTTGTTCCAGCCATTTCATTCGCTATACGGTTCTTTGTCAGGCGGTGCTTAGGGACCTGCGTGTGCAGTTAAATTTGTCCTCAACACAGCGGCAGCAGGTCCTACATGACATGCAGCAGAACATACCGAAGGCCATATCGGACAGCGAGCAGCAGGAAATAGCAGACCTGCAGACACGTCAGCGCAAGCTAAAGCAAATTTTGCGTCAACTGTATGAGGACCATGTCAGTGGTTTGCTGTCGGACAGCCGCTTTCAAGACTTGCTTGCTTCCTTTGGAAAGGAACAGCGGGCTCTGACGGCACAGCTGTCCGTACTGCGGCCGAGAACAGCGGCTTCAAAGTCTCAGATTGCCGATATACACTGGCTGGAGACTTTCTGCCGTGTTCCGGAACTGACGCAGGATTTACTGTTTGCTTTTATTAAACGCATTGATGTAGGGCAGGCCGTCTGTATACAGGGCGGCCGTGCATACCGTCGACAGCATATCACGATTGTTTATGCTTTTTCTAAGCCGGAAAAATAA
- a CDS encoding DUF5685 family protein has translation MFGYIRPQKPELRVREYEAYRAVYCSICRVLGRHYGIFSRLILSYDSTFYALLLLALQKKYVPCFAGGRCAANPLKKCMYCTNAQPSLKQAAALSILLSVQKLQDDRRDRGRWPRCRAFFLLPFLHGAHKKAAADFPWMEQAVCTCMRQQAEAEAEPDSTLDDCAQPTAEMLSAILAHEGGTDTEPLYLRVLQETGFYLGRWVYLMDAADDVEKDAADGDFNWFVRHYQVTKDSSPEKLTEVHTFANAAMNLTMSRLCAAFNLLDLNSFASVLRNIIELGLPNMQKQLLFKKETK, from the coding sequence TTGTTTGGTTACATCAGGCCCCAAAAGCCTGAATTGCGGGTGCGGGAATATGAGGCATATCGGGCAGTCTACTGTAGCATCTGCCGGGTGTTGGGCAGGCACTATGGCATTTTCTCTCGGCTGATTCTCAGCTATGACAGCACTTTTTACGCGTTGCTTCTGCTTGCACTGCAGAAAAAATATGTTCCGTGTTTCGCGGGTGGACGCTGTGCTGCCAATCCGCTGAAAAAATGTATGTACTGTACCAATGCACAGCCTTCTTTAAAGCAAGCGGCGGCACTGAGTATTCTGCTTTCTGTGCAGAAACTGCAGGATGACCGCCGTGACCGCGGCCGCTGGCCACGCTGTCGAGCGTTTTTTCTGCTTCCTTTTCTGCATGGTGCCCACAAGAAGGCCGCTGCGGATTTTCCATGGATGGAGCAGGCCGTATGCACCTGTATGCGCCAGCAGGCGGAAGCGGAAGCAGAGCCGGATTCCACTTTGGATGATTGCGCCCAGCCGACGGCGGAAATGTTGTCAGCAATTCTGGCGCATGAGGGCGGCACCGATACGGAACCGCTTTATCTGCGGGTTCTGCAGGAAACCGGTTTTTATCTTGGCCGTTGGGTATATCTGATGGATGCAGCAGATGATGTAGAAAAGGATGCGGCGGATGGAGATTTCAACTGGTTTGTTCGTCATTATCAGGTAACAAAGGACAGCTCACCGGAAAAGCTGACGGAAGTACACACATTTGCCAATGCAGCCATGAACCTGACCATGTCCCGGCTGTGCGCCGCTTTTAATTTGCTGGATTTAAACAGCTTTGCTTCCGTTTTGCGCAATATCATAGAGCTGGGGCTTCCAAATATGCAGAAGCAGCTGCTTTTTAAAAAGGAGACTAAATAA
- a CDS encoding J domain-containing protein: MSDPYQVLGVSPSATDEEVKAAYHKLAKKYHPDNYANSPLADLASEKMKEINESYDTIVNQRKQQAQQGPFTGNPYQGSYYGYAGTQSQSSSGFSDVRSYIRGGRLADAEQILDGVPAENRNAEWYFLKGTVLYNRGQLEQASNYIGHACQMDPGNGEYRAAMSQINGQYRGYYGGYNPSVQNNRSDMDQACNCCGNLVCADACCECFGGNLIPCIGCR, encoded by the coding sequence ATGTCAGATCCATATCAGGTTCTTGGCGTATCACCAAGTGCAACAGATGAGGAAGTAAAAGCGGCTTACCATAAGCTTGCAAAAAAATATCATCCGGACAACTACGCCAACAGTCCACTGGCGGATTTAGCCAGTGAAAAAATGAAGGAAATCAATGAGTCCTATGATACGATTGTCAACCAGCGTAAACAGCAGGCACAGCAGGGGCCTTTTACCGGGAATCCCTATCAGGGGAGCTACTATGGTTATGCTGGAACACAAAGTCAGTCTTCGTCCGGCTTTTCAGATGTGCGTTCTTATATTCGTGGCGGACGTTTGGCGGATGCAGAACAGATACTGGACGGTGTACCGGCCGAGAACCGCAACGCTGAGTGGTATTTTTTAAAGGGAACTGTTTTGTACAACCGTGGACAGCTGGAACAGGCATCCAACTACATCGGCCATGCCTGTCAAATGGACCCAGGCAACGGCGAATACCGTGCAGCTATGAGCCAGATAAACGGCCAGTACCGGGGCTATTACGGTGGCTATAATCCATCTGTTCAGAACAATCGGTCTGACATGGACCAAGCCTGTAACTGTTGTGGGAATCTTGTGTGTGCAGACGCTTGCTGTGAATGTTTCGGCGGCAATCTGATTCCATGCATTGGCTGTAGATAA
- a CDS encoding MurR/RpiR family transcriptional regulator: MNDSLTQRIQENMRSFSKGQRLIATYIMEHYDKVAFMTASRLGSTVGVSESTVVRFATEIGYDGYPELQRAMQEMIRSKLTIVQRMDVTRERIGDNDILDTVLGQDSDVIRRTMEYTSHDEFYKAADTILAARKVYILGARSCQALASFLAYYLGLLLEDVILVQATSEAEIFQQLIHINENDVVIVLSFPRYSRKATKAMQFAHECGAKGIAITDTAASPVAKHADYALLARSDIAAIVDSLVAPLSLIDALVVTLSLKKQKTMDPTFKRLEAIWDEYHVYEKVDNENTEKDDTKHAEA; the protein is encoded by the coding sequence ATGAATGACAGCTTAACGCAGAGAATACAGGAGAATATGCGCTCTTTTTCCAAAGGACAGCGCCTGATAGCTACGTATATAATGGAACACTATGACAAAGTCGCATTTATGACAGCCTCTCGACTGGGCAGCACAGTGGGCGTCAGTGAATCTACTGTTGTTCGCTTTGCAACAGAGATTGGCTACGATGGTTATCCAGAACTGCAGCGTGCAATGCAGGAGATGATTCGCAGCAAGCTGACGATTGTACAGCGTATGGACGTTACCCGGGAGCGCATCGGTGACAACGATATTCTGGACACAGTCCTCGGTCAGGACAGTGACGTTATCCGTCGTACCATGGAGTACACGTCCCATGATGAATTCTATAAAGCTGCCGATACGATTTTGGCTGCACGCAAAGTGTACATTCTTGGTGCGCGCAGCTGCCAGGCGCTGGCATCTTTTCTTGCCTATTATCTGGGCCTTTTATTGGAAGATGTTATTCTGGTGCAGGCTACCAGTGAAGCGGAAATCTTTCAGCAACTCATCCATATCAATGAGAACGACGTGGTCATTGTTCTTAGTTTCCCGCGCTATTCCCGCAAAGCAACAAAAGCAATGCAGTTTGCCCATGAATGCGGTGCCAAAGGTATTGCCATTACAGATACTGCGGCATCGCCGGTGGCAAAGCACGCAGATTACGCGCTGCTGGCACGCAGTGATATTGCCGCCATTGTGGACTCTTTGGTTGCACCGCTCAGCCTAATTGATGCGCTGGTCGTTACTCTCTCTCTGAAAAAGCAAAAGACAATGGACCCAACCTTTAAGCGGCTGGAGGCCATTTGGGACGAATATCATGTCTACGAAAAAGTAGACAATGAAAACACCGAAAAGGATGATACAAAACATGCAGAAGCCTGA
- a CDS encoding NAD(P)/FAD-dependent oxidoreductase yields MQKPDVLVVGAGAAGLMAAGTAASRGLTVWLAEKNAAPGKKLGITGKGRCNLTNDCIIPLFLENVPTNPRFLYGALNRFSPADTKAFFEGLGVPLKTERGRRVFPQSDKASDIVDALTNWVTQTGVYTIRGSAERLLTRAGHAAGVQMSDGRRIEAEQVILCCGGASYSSTGSNGSGYRIAAEAGHTILPLKPSLVPLTCAGEECRDMMGLSLRNVSCTFYDNVRKKEVHREFGEMLFTHFGVSGPIILSASAHLREMSVGRYRMDIDLKPALSLEKLDARLLRDISAHPARAFSNALTDLLPHKLIPVVVQRSGIPAFTKCGEITREQRHDLIHLLKAFSFTITGSRPLEEAIVTSGGVSTKEVDPRTMQSKKIPGLYFAGEILDVDGYTGGYNLQIAFSTGRVAGENVQGTYAPES; encoded by the coding sequence ATGCAGAAGCCTGATGTGCTTGTAGTAGGGGCGGGGGCTGCTGGCTTGATGGCAGCCGGCACAGCCGCATCTCGCGGATTGACTGTTTGGCTTGCTGAAAAGAACGCTGCTCCCGGGAAAAAACTGGGGATTACCGGCAAAGGCCGTTGCAACCTTACCAACGACTGCATAATTCCGCTGTTTCTGGAAAACGTGCCTACCAATCCCCGTTTCCTGTATGGTGCATTGAACCGTTTTTCTCCTGCGGATACCAAAGCCTTTTTTGAGGGACTGGGTGTTCCGTTGAAAACCGAACGCGGCCGCCGCGTTTTCCCACAGTCGGATAAGGCATCTGATATTGTAGATGCACTGACCAACTGGGTTACACAAACGGGCGTCTATACGATACGCGGCAGTGCCGAACGGCTTTTAACACGAGCCGGCCATGCTGCTGGTGTGCAGATGTCGGATGGACGCCGCATAGAAGCAGAACAGGTTATTCTTTGCTGTGGCGGGGCATCCTATTCCAGCACGGGTTCTAATGGCTCCGGCTATCGGATTGCGGCAGAAGCGGGTCATACTATTCTGCCATTAAAGCCGTCCCTGGTACCGCTGACCTGTGCGGGTGAGGAATGCCGGGATATGATGGGCCTTTCTCTGCGTAATGTCAGCTGTACGTTTTACGATAATGTTCGTAAAAAAGAAGTGCACCGAGAATTTGGAGAAATGCTTTTTACCCACTTTGGCGTATCCGGACCCATTATTCTAAGTGCCAGTGCACATCTGCGGGAAATGTCCGTAGGTCGGTATCGCATGGATATCGATTTAAAGCCAGCCCTTTCACTGGAAAAACTGGATGCACGCCTGCTGCGTGACATTTCCGCACATCCGGCTCGCGCTTTCTCCAACGCACTTACGGATTTGTTGCCGCATAAGCTAATTCCGGTGGTGGTCCAACGGTCCGGCATTCCGGCATTTACAAAGTGCGGAGAAATCACGCGGGAGCAGCGGCATGACCTAATTCATCTTTTAAAGGCATTTTCTTTTACGATTACTGGTTCCCGTCCGCTGGAGGAAGCAATCGTCACCAGCGGCGGCGTTTCCACCAAAGAAGTGGACCCGCGTACCATGCAGTCCAAAAAGATACCCGGTCTTTACTTTGCAGGTGAAATTTTGGATGTGGACGGCTATACAGGCGGCTACAACCTGCAAATTGCTTTTTCCACAGGTCGTGTGGCCGGAGAGAATGTGCAGGGCACATATGCTCCAGAAAGCTGA